A single region of the Capra hircus breed San Clemente chromosome X unlocalized genomic scaffold, ASM170441v1, whole genome shotgun sequence genome encodes:
- the CDX4 gene encoding homeobox protein CDX-4, with product MYRSCLLEKEADMYSSTLRSPAGGGTAGAGATGDGGSPLPASNFAAAPSYAHYMGYPHMPGMDTHGPPLGAWGSPYSPPREDWSVYPGPSSTMGTVPMNDMSSSPAAFSSPEYSNLGPAGGGNSGSSLPTPAGGSLFPIDAGIADESSSRSRHSPYAWMRKTVQVTGKTRTKEKYRVVYTDHQRLELEKEFHCNRYITIRRKSELAVNLGLSERQVKIWFQNRRAKERKMIKKKISQFENSGGSVQSDSGSISPGELPNIFFTTPSAVRGFQPIEIQQVIVSE from the exons ATGTACAGAAGCTGCCTTTTGGAAAAAGAAGCAGACATGTACTCGAGCACTCTCAGGAGCCCCGCAGGAGGTGGCACCGCCGGGGCTGGTGCCACTGGGGATGGTGGGAGTCCTCTGCCAGCCTCCAACTTCGCAGCAGCCCCTTCTTATGCGCACTACATGGGATATCCACATATGCCCGGTATGGACACTCACGGGCCACCGCTGGGAGCCTGGGGGTCACCCTATAGTCCCCCTCGTGAAGACTGGAGCGTGTACCCCGGGCCATCCAGTACTATGGGTACGGTCCCCATGAACGACATGAGCTCGAGCCCCGCCGCTTTCAGCTCACCGGAATATAGCAACTTGGGCCCCGCAGGGGGTGGAAACAGCGGTAGCAGCCTGCCAACACCAGCCGGAGGATCACTGTTCCCCATCGACGCCGGCATCGCAGACGAGAGTTCTAGCAGAAGCCGTCACAGCCCCTATGCATGGATGCGCAAGACAGTACAGGTGACTG GGAAAACCAGGACAAAAGAAAAGTACCGTGTAGTTTACACAGATCATCAAAGGTTGGAGCTGGAGAAAGAATTCCACTGCAATAGATATATCACCATTCGGAGAAAATCAGAGCTTGCAGTCAACTTGGGCCTTTCTGAGAGACAG GTGAAAATCTGGTTTCAAAATCGCAGAGCCAAGGAGAGAAAGAtgatcaaaaagaaaatatcccAGTTTGAGAACAGTGGAGGCTCAGTGCAAAGTGACTCTGGCTCCATCAGTCCTGGGGAACTACCTAATATTTTTTTCACCACCCCATCTGCTGTCCGTGGATTTCAGCCAATCGAGATTCAGCAGGTCATAGTCTCTGAATGA